The region ACGCGAAACCACAGGAGCCATCACCTCGGGTTCGACATTTGACCTCGAGCACCGCAATCGGGCCTCCTGTGAGCTGTGAGAGAAGGCCGGAGAGAAATCCTGTACTGAAACTACAGGACCCATCAGACGTGACATTATCGGGAGAAGCTTCGGCCCAGTCGGAGGAGCCCAGAAGCCCGATCCCTGGGTGCGGGTCGCTGCGTGTCAGCGTGCCCCAGCCGCGCTTGGAGAAGTAGTCGGTGAGGTTGGACCAAAAGCCGCTCACACTGAGGTTGAAAGCGTGGCCTCCCGCCTCCTGATTTACGTTCCCTGCCGCCGCGAGGCCTGCCTGGTACCCTGCGTGGTGGAGGGCACGGACAGTTTCGAGCGCGCCGG is a window of Longimicrobiales bacterium DNA encoding:
- a CDS encoding 4-vinyl reductase codes for the protein MSRNGGGPREIAIPVSVFDSLRTELAKAAGALETVRALHHAGYQAGLAAAGNVNQEAGGHAFNLSVSGFWSNLTDYFSKRGWGTLTRSDPHPGIGLLGSSDWAEASPDNVTSDGSCSFSTGFLSGLLSQLTGGPIAVLEVKCRTRGDGSCGFAFGSETAIHNLHGHLLEGEDLNAALEAL